Proteins from one Fusobacterium periodonticum 1_1_41FAA genomic window:
- a CDS encoding AEC family transporter, with product MGNFLLALNVVLPIFLTMALGFLLKKIKMVDESSLNTMNKLVFRVFMSTLLFLNVYNIGDLSKLSINNLKLLGYAFIIIFVVVFLAWLIYMPKVKEKKKLSVLIQGVYRGNFVLFGLAIVDSIYGKEGLATVSLLTIVVIPTFNVLAVIILEYYSGREISKLKLVKQVFKNPLIIATLLGIVFILFKINIPKPIYKTLSDISKISTPLAFIVLGAELQFGNMLKNIKYLISVNLLRLIVNPLITIGIGKLIGFQGIELVALLSMSACPTAVASYTMAKEMKADGDLAGEIVATTSMFSILTIFCWVLILKNMAWI from the coding sequence ATGGGAAATTTTTTATTGGCACTCAATGTAGTATTACCAATCTTTTTAACCATGGCATTGGGTTTTTTATTAAAAAAAATAAAAATGGTAGATGAGAGTAGTTTAAATACTATGAATAAATTAGTGTTTAGAGTATTTATGAGTACCTTACTATTTTTAAATGTCTATAATATCGGAGATTTATCTAAACTTTCAATTAATAATTTGAAATTATTAGGCTATGCCTTTATAATCATTTTTGTTGTAGTTTTTTTAGCTTGGTTAATCTATATGCCAAAGGTAAAAGAGAAGAAAAAATTATCTGTTTTAATTCAAGGGGTATATAGAGGGAACTTTGTTTTATTTGGTTTAGCTATTGTAGATAGTATCTATGGAAAGGAAGGTTTAGCAACTGTTTCACTTTTAACAATTGTTGTTATTCCAACTTTCAATGTCTTAGCAGTTATAATATTAGAATATTATTCAGGCAGAGAAATAAGTAAATTAAAGCTAGTAAAACAAGTATTTAAAAATCCTTTAATTATTGCAACTTTATTAGGAATAGTATTTATTCTTTTTAAAATAAATATTCCTAAACCAATATATAAAACATTATCAGATATTTCTAAAATTTCAACTCCTCTTGCCTTTATAGTTTTAGGGGCTGAGTTACAGTTTGGAAACATGCTAAAGAATATAAAATATCTAATCTCAGTAAATCTATTAAGGCTTATAGTAAATCCACTAATCACTATAGGAATTGGTAAATTAATAGGTTTTCAAGGAATAGAATTAGTTGCATTGCTCTCAATGAGTGCCTGTCCTACAGCTGTAGCATCTTACACTATGGCAAAAGAAATGAAGGCTGATGGAGATTTAGCAGGTGAAATTGTTGCAACAACAAGTATGTTTTCAATACTCACTATTTTCTGTTGGGTATTGATATTGAAAAATATGGCATGGATATAA
- a CDS encoding TetR/AcrR family transcriptional regulator, giving the protein MEEMNIKKKRVMMYFIEATQELILDEGLEKLSIKKIAEKAGYNSATIYNYFENLEVLILYASINYLKDYLNDLKNEITADMKAIEVYETVYKIFTKHSFEQPEIFHTLFFGKYSYKLENIIKKYYEIFPDEIEGHIDLTKAMLIQGNIYDRDLPIINKMVKDGNIKEEEAKFIMETIIRVHQSYLSDLLYKNDDSLIEKYTEGFFKIFNFLLKKEDTWQQ; this is encoded by the coding sequence GTGGAAGAAATGAATATAAAGAAAAAAAGAGTCATGATGTATTTCATAGAAGCAACTCAAGAATTAATATTAGATGAAGGCTTAGAAAAGTTGTCTATTAAAAAGATAGCAGAAAAAGCAGGATATAATAGCGCTACAATCTATAATTATTTTGAAAATTTAGAAGTCTTAATATTGTATGCATCTATAAATTATTTAAAAGACTATTTAAATGATTTAAAAAATGAAATAACAGCAGATATGAAAGCGATAGAAGTCTATGAAACAGTTTATAAGATTTTTACAAAACATTCTTTTGAACAACCTGAAATATTCCATACTCTATTTTTTGGAAAATATAGCTATAAGCTTGAAAATATTATAAAAAAATATTACGAAATCTTTCCTGATGAAATTGAGGGACACATAGACTTAACAAAGGCTATGTTGATCCAAGGAAACATATATGATAGAGATTTGCCTATTATAAATAAAATGGTTAAAGACGGAAACATAAAAGAAGAGGAAGCAAAGTTTATAATGGAAACTATAATAAGAGTTCATCAAAGTTATTTAAGTGATTTACTATATAAAAATGATGACTCATTAATAGAAAAATATACAGAAGGCTTCTTTAAAATTTTTAATTTTTTATTAAAAAAGGAGGATACATGGCAACAATAA
- a CDS encoding ABC transporter substrate-binding protein: MKKKVLLGIFLALISIGVLTACGAKKEKEEVSTEAQATGGHMNITLYWFGETLDPALDWDGWTLTRAAVGETLVTVDENLQLVGQLADSWENVDETTWKFHIRQGVTFQNGNPLTPEAVKASIERTVKMNERGESALKLASIDVDGEYVVIKTKEPYGAFLANISDPMFIIVDTSVDTSKFKETPVCTGPYMVTSFKPATSFEVVAYENYWGGKPALDSVTVFNIEDDNTRALALQSGDVDMAQGIRAGDIALFTDNKDYIVKTTTGTRIEFLTMNTVKSVLSDKNLRLAVNSAVDYDTIAKVVGGGAVAARAPFPASAPYGYDELNKQTFDLEKAKTLLAEAGYKDTDNDGYVDKDGKNLELNIYGTAGGNTRANSTVAELLESQLKTAGIKANIKIAENLEDIKKNLEFDLLFQNWQTVSTGDSQWFLDNAFKTDGSGNYGKYSNKELDDLINKLATTFDVKERQKITKEASQLIIDEAYGTYIVSQANVNVSNNKVENMYNFPIDYYFLTADTKITK, from the coding sequence GTGAAGAAAAAAGTATTATTAGGAATCTTTTTAGCTCTTATTTCAATTGGAGTCTTAACAGCTTGTGGAGCTAAAAAGGAAAAAGAAGAAGTTTCAACAGAGGCTCAAGCTACTGGAGGGCATATGAATATTACTCTTTATTGGTTTGGAGAAACATTAGATCCAGCATTAGACTGGGATGGTTGGACATTGACAAGAGCTGCTGTGGGTGAAACATTAGTAACTGTTGATGAAAATTTACAATTAGTTGGTCAATTAGCTGATTCTTGGGAAAACGTTGATGAAACAACTTGGAAATTCCATATTCGTCAAGGAGTAACTTTCCAAAACGGAAATCCTTTAACTCCAGAAGCAGTTAAAGCTTCTATAGAAAGAACAGTAAAAATGAATGAAAGAGGAGAATCTGCATTAAAGTTAGCTAGTATAGATGTTGATGGAGAATATGTTGTTATAAAAACAAAAGAACCTTATGGTGCATTTTTAGCAAACATATCTGATCCTATGTTTATAATTGTTGACACTAGTGTTGATACTTCTAAATTTAAAGAAACACCAGTTTGTACAGGCCCATATATGGTAACTTCATTTAAACCTGCTACTTCATTTGAAGTTGTTGCTTATGAAAACTATTGGGGAGGAAAACCTGCTCTTGATAGTGTAACTGTATTTAATATAGAAGATGATAATACAAGAGCTCTTGCATTACAATCAGGTGATGTTGATATGGCTCAAGGTATAAGAGCTGGAGATATAGCTTTATTTACTGATAATAAAGACTACATTGTTAAGACTACAACTGGAACTCGTATTGAATTTTTGACAATGAATACAGTAAAATCTGTTCTAAGTGATAAAAATCTTCGTTTAGCTGTTAACTCAGCAGTAGATTATGATACTATTGCAAAAGTTGTTGGTGGAGGAGCAGTAGCAGCAAGAGCCCCTTTCCCAGCTAGTGCACCTTATGGTTATGATGAACTTAATAAACAAACTTTTGATTTAGAAAAAGCTAAAACTCTTTTAGCAGAAGCTGGATATAAAGATACAGATAATGATGGTTATGTTGATAAAGATGGAAAAAATCTTGAACTAAATATCTATGGAACTGCTGGTGGAAATACTAGAGCAAACTCAACTGTAGCTGAACTTTTAGAATCTCAACTAAAAACAGCTGGAATAAAAGCTAATATTAAAATTGCTGAAAATCTTGAAGATATTAAAAAGAATTTAGAATTTGATCTTTTATTCCAAAACTGGCAAACAGTTTCAACTGGAGATTCTCAATGGTTCCTAGATAATGCTTTCAAGACTGATGGAAGTGGAAACTATGGTAAATATAGTAACAAAGAATTGGATGACTTAATTAATAAACTAGCTACTACATTTGACGTAAAAGAACGTCAAAAAATAACAAAAGAAGCTAGTCAACTAATAATAGATGAAGCTTATGGAACATATATAGTGAGTCAAGCTAACGTAAATGTTTCAAATAATAAAGTGGAAAATATGTATAATTTTCCAATAGACTATTATTTCTTGACAGCAGATACAAAAATAACAAAATAG
- a CDS encoding NADAR family protein gives MKYNLENLIKDFNSKKKLKFLFFWGHTENGDEITKACFSQWYSCKFVVDDITYHTAEQYMMAQKALLFGDNEIFHKIMSSKSPKEYKELGRKIKNFSDSKWNENKYQIVLKGNIAKFSQNEKLKAFLLNTGTKVIVEASPYDKIWGIGLSADQENIENPLTWNGENLLGFALMEVRDLISE, from the coding sequence ATGAAATATAATTTAGAAAATTTAATAAAAGATTTTAATTCAAAGAAAAAATTAAAATTTTTATTCTTTTGGGGACATACAGAAAATGGAGATGAGATAACAAAAGCTTGTTTCAGTCAGTGGTATAGTTGTAAATTTGTTGTAGATGACATCACATATCATACTGCTGAACAATATATGATGGCTCAAAAAGCATTATTATTTGGTGATAATGAAATTTTCCATAAAATTATGAGTTCAAAATCTCCAAAAGAATATAAAGAATTAGGAAGAAAAATTAAAAATTTCTCTGATTCTAAATGGAATGAAAATAAGTATCAAATAGTTTTAAAAGGAAATATTGCTAAATTTTCTCAAAATGAAAAATTAAAAGCTTTTCTTTTAAATACAGGCACTAAAGTTATAGTTGAAGCCAGTCCTTATGATAAAATTTGGGGAATTGGACTTTCAGCTGATCAAGAAAATATTGAAAACCCTTTAACTTGGAATGGAGAAAATCTTTTAGGTTTTGCTCTTATGGAAGTTAGAGATTTAATTAGTGAGTAA
- a CDS encoding ABC transporter ATP-binding protein yields MKPLLEIKNLNINYKNSIKAVKNVSLTLEDNQIISIVGESGSGKSTLIRAILKLLPTGGKIESGNIFFLEKDILTLNKKELNKLRGKDIGMIFQDPNSTMDPIKTIEKQFIEYILEHNNISKKEAINLAKEYLLKLSLTDVDRILKSYPFELSGGMKQRVAIAMSMAQSPRLLLADEPTSALDVTVQAQVIQELKKIRENFKTAIILVTHNMGVASYISDKIAVMKDGELIEFGDKEQIINNPQKEYTKLLLNAVINLK; encoded by the coding sequence ATGAAACCTCTATTAGAAATTAAAAATTTGAATATCAACTATAAAAATTCTATAAAAGCTGTAAAAAATGTTAGTCTAACATTGGAAGATAATCAAATTATTTCAATAGTTGGTGAAAGTGGAAGTGGAAAGAGTACTCTGATAAGAGCAATACTCAAACTGCTTCCAACAGGGGGGAAAATAGAAAGTGGGAATATCTTTTTTTTAGAGAAAGATATTCTTACTTTAAATAAAAAAGAACTTAATAAACTTAGAGGAAAAGATATAGGAATGATATTTCAAGATCCTAATTCAACTATGGATCCAATAAAAACTATTGAAAAACAGTTTATTGAGTATATTTTAGAACATAATAATATATCTAAAAAGGAAGCTATTAACCTAGCAAAAGAATATTTATTAAAGCTTAGCTTAACTGATGTAGATAGAATTTTAAAATCCTATCCTTTTGAACTTTCAGGGGGAATGAAACAAAGGGTTGCAATTGCTATGTCAATGGCTCAAAGTCCAAGATTATTATTGGCTGATGAACCAACTAGTGCTCTTGATGTTACTGTTCAAGCACAGGTTATTCAAGAGTTGAAAAAAATAAGAGAAAATTTTAAAACAGCTATTATTTTAGTTACTCACAATATGGGAGTAGCTTCATATATATCTGATAAAATTGCTGTTATGAAAGATGGGGAACTTATAGAATTTGGAGATAAAGAACAGATTATTAATAATCCTCAAAAAGAGTATACAAAATTATTGTTAAATGCTGTTATAAATTTAAAATAG
- a CDS encoding DUF1576 domain-containing protein, producing MDNIKRRIRQIEILALTLFMIILVCFLTYIINESENIFLGLFRIITSPAILVTDFIKVGGIGAAFLNALLILSFNYFLVRLFKIKITGVVIAMFFTVFGFSFFGKNILNILPFYLGGILYSVYTSTDFSEHLTSIAFSSALAPFISSVAFYGEVAYETSYINAILIGVLIGFIVVPLAKSLYDFHEGYDLYNLGFTAGILGSVIMAVLKLYHFEINPQFLVSSEYDMALKIICSSVFVAFIIVGFYINNNSFSGYFKLMRDDGYKSDFTQKYGYGLTYINMGMMGLVSVAFVTFTGQTFNGPILAGLFTVVGFSANGKTIFNTIPIFIGVLLASFGSKGSMFTVAISGLFGTALAPISGIFGPVAGIIAGWLHLAVVQNVGLVHGGLNLYNNGFSAGIVAGFLLPIFNMITDNNNQRKMNIQKKHMNFLKAVQKNIKNKMKKDEGENK from the coding sequence ATGGATAACATAAAACGGAGAATTAGACAAATTGAAATTTTAGCACTTACTCTTTTTATGATAATTTTAGTTTGTTTTTTAACATATATAATTAATGAAAGCGAGAATATATTCTTAGGTTTATTTAGAATTATTACTTCTCCGGCTATTTTAGTAACTGATTTCATTAAAGTTGGTGGTATTGGAGCAGCCTTTTTAAATGCACTCTTAATTTTATCTTTTAATTATTTTCTAGTGAGATTATTTAAGATAAAAATAACTGGAGTAGTTATAGCTATGTTCTTTACAGTTTTTGGTTTTTCATTTTTTGGAAAAAATATTTTAAATATATTACCTTTTTATCTAGGTGGTATTCTCTACAGTGTATACACTTCAACTGATTTCTCAGAACATCTTACCTCTATTGCATTTTCAAGTGCTCTAGCTCCTTTTATTAGTAGTGTGGCTTTTTATGGCGAAGTTGCTTATGAAACATCGTATATTAATGCAATTTTGATTGGGGTTTTAATTGGATTTATTGTTGTACCTTTAGCAAAGAGCCTTTACGATTTTCATGAAGGTTATGATTTATATAACTTAGGTTTTACAGCTGGAATATTAGGTTCAGTTATAATGGCTGTTTTGAAGTTATATCATTTTGAAATCAACCCACAATTTCTTGTATCTTCTGAGTATGATATGGCATTGAAAATTATATGTTCTTCTGTGTTTGTTGCCTTTATAATTGTAGGTTTCTATATAAATAATAATTCTTTCTCAGGATATTTTAAACTAATGAGGGATGATGGATATAAATCTGATTTCACTCAAAAATATGGCTATGGTTTAACTTATATTAATATGGGTATGATGGGACTTGTCAGTGTTGCTTTTGTTACTTTTACAGGACAAACTTTTAATGGACCTATACTAGCAGGACTATTTACTGTTGTTGGATTTTCGGCAAATGGAAAAACTATTTTTAATACCATACCTATATTTATAGGAGTACTTCTTGCAAGTTTTGGAAGCAAGGGAAGTATGTTTACAGTGGCTATCTCGGGACTATTTGGAACAGCTCTTGCTCCTATATCAGGTATATTCGGCCCTGTTGCAGGTATAATTGCTGGTTGGTTACACTTAGCAGTTGTACAAAATGTTGGTTTGGTTCATGGTGGACTTAATCTTTACAACAATGGTTTCTCAGCAGGTATTGTTGCTGGATTTTTACTTCCTATATTCAATATGATAACTGACAATAACAATCAAAGAAAAATGAATATTCAAAAGAAACATATGAATTTCTTAAAAGCTGTACAAAAAAATATTAAAAATAAAATGAAGAAAGATGAAGGTGAAAATAAATGA
- a CDS encoding NUDIX hydrolase, producing MKLLDIPNLKFLKVGVDSDPLNNNNLEYLEKQNAIAALIVNHVGDKVLFVNQYRAGVHNYIYEVPAGLIDEGEEPIHALEREVREETGYRREDYDIIYDSNTGFLVSPGYTTEKIFIYIIKLKSDDIVPLELDLDETENLYTRWIDIRDAGKLTLDMKTIFSLHIYANIIR from the coding sequence ATGAAATTATTAGATATCCCTAATTTAAAATTTTTAAAAGTTGGAGTTGATAGTGATCCATTAAACAATAATAATTTAGAATATTTAGAAAAACAGAATGCAATTGCTGCTTTAATAGTAAATCATGTTGGAGATAAGGTTTTATTTGTAAATCAATATAGAGCTGGGGTTCATAACTATATATATGAAGTTCCTGCTGGGCTTATTGATGAAGGTGAAGAGCCTATTCATGCTCTTGAAAGAGAAGTTAGAGAAGAAACAGGTTATAGAAGAGAAGATTATGACATTATCTATGATAGCAACACTGGATTTTTAGTTTCTCCAGGCTATACAACTGAAAAGATTTTTATTTATATCATAAAATTAAAATCTGATGATATTGTTCCTTTAGAACTTGACTTAGATGAAACTGAAAATCTATACACAAGATGGATAGATATTAGAGATGCAGGAAAACTTACTTTAGATATGAAAACAATTTTTTCACTTCATATCTATGCTAATATAATAAGATAA
- the hutI gene encoding imidazolonepropionase, whose translation MQADLVLYNIGQLVTSRELDNTKKMDNIEVIENNGYIVIEKDTIVAVGSGEVPKEYLSPATEMVDLSGKLVTPGLIDSHTHLVHGGSRENEFAMKIAGVAYLEILEKGGGILSSLKSTRNASEQELIEKTLKSLRHMLELGVTTVEAKSGYGLNLEDELKQLEVTKILGYLQPVTLVSTFMAAHATPPEYKDNKEGYVQEVIRMLPIVKERNLAEFCDIFCEDKVFSVDESRRILTAAKELGYKLKIHADEIVSLGGVELAAELGATSAEHLMKITDSGINALANSNVIADLLPATSFNLMEHYAPARKMIEAGIQIALSTDYNPGSCPSENLQFVMQIGAAHLKMTPKEVFKAVTINAAKAVDKQDTIGSIEVGKKADITVFDAPSMAYFLYHFGINHTDSVYKNGKLVFKR comes from the coding sequence ATGCAAGCTGATTTAGTTTTATATAATATTGGACAATTAGTTACATCAAGAGAACTTGATAACACTAAAAAAATGGACAATATTGAAGTAATAGAAAATAATGGATATATAGTAATAGAAAAAGATACAATAGTTGCTGTTGGTAGTGGAGAAGTTCCAAAAGAATATCTTTCTCCTGCAACAGAAATGGTAGATTTAAGTGGTAAATTAGTTACACCTGGACTTATAGATTCTCACACTCACTTAGTTCATGGAGGTTCAAGAGAAAATGAATTCGCTATGAAAATTGCTGGAGTAGCTTATCTTGAAATATTAGAAAAAGGTGGAGGAATTTTAAGTAGTTTAAAATCTACAAGAAATGCAAGTGAACAAGAACTTATAGAAAAAACTTTAAAAAGTTTAAGACATATGTTAGAACTTGGTGTTACAACTGTTGAAGCTAAAAGTGGATATGGTTTAAATTTAGAAGATGAGTTAAAGCAATTAGAAGTTACTAAAATTTTAGGTTACTTACAACCTGTTACTTTAGTTTCTACATTTATGGCAGCTCACGCTACACCACCTGAATACAAAGATAACAAAGAAGGATATGTTCAAGAAGTTATAAGAATGTTACCTATTGTTAAAGAAAGAAATTTAGCAGAATTCTGTGACATCTTCTGTGAAGATAAAGTTTTCTCTGTTGATGAAAGTAGAAGAATCCTAACAGCTGCAAAAGAATTAGGATATAAATTAAAGATACATGCTGATGAAATCGTTTCACTTGGTGGAGTTGAACTTGCTGCTGAATTAGGAGCAACTTCTGCTGAACACTTAATGAAAATAACTGACTCAGGAATAAATGCTCTTGCTAATAGTAATGTAATAGCTGATTTACTTCCTGCAACTTCATTTAACTTAATGGAACACTATGCTCCAGCAAGAAAAATGATAGAAGCTGGAATACAAATAGCTTTATCTACTGACTATAACCCTGGTTCTTGTCCATCTGAAAACTTACAATTTGTTATGCAAATTGGAGCAGCTCATTTAAAAATGACTCCTAAAGAAGTTTTCAAAGCAGTTACTATAAATGCTGCAAAAGCTGTGGATAAACAAGACACAATAGGTTCTATTGAAGTTGGTAAAAAAGCTGATATAACTGTTTTTGATGCTCCAAGTATGGCTTACTTCTTATATCACTTTGGAATAAATCATACTGACAGTGTTTATAAAAATGGAAAATTAGTTTTCAAAAGATAA
- the nikC gene encoding nickel transporter permease, whose translation MINKKFNYKFSIILTLAIIIIFITVFANYLAPFNPDYQNYEAISQAPNSTYLMGTDYVGRDIFSRILYGGRYSLLIALLVTLLVAFIGIVIGLISGYLGGIVDIVIMRIVDMIMAFPYIVFVIAVVTIFGGGLKNLILAMTLISWTNYARVTRAMVISLKNNDFINQAKLSGASNIRIMYKYLAPNVLPYLIVLTTQDIANNLLTLSSLSLLGIGVQPPTAEWGLMLSEGKKFIQTAPWILFFPGLAIFICVVVFNLLGDSLRDILDPKK comes from the coding sequence ATGATAAATAAAAAATTTAATTATAAGTTTTCTATAATTTTAACATTAGCTATCATTATAATTTTTATAACAGTTTTTGCAAACTACTTAGCTCCTTTTAATCCTGATTATCAAAATTATGAAGCTATATCTCAAGCACCTAACTCTACTTATCTTATGGGAACAGATTATGTAGGTAGAGATATTTTTTCAAGAATACTATATGGTGGTAGATATTCTTTACTGATTGCTCTCTTAGTAACTTTATTAGTTGCTTTTATAGGAATTGTAATAGGACTGATATCTGGTTACTTAGGTGGAATAGTTGATATTGTTATAATGAGAATAGTTGATATGATCATGGCTTTTCCGTATATAGTTTTTGTAATAGCAGTTGTAACTATCTTTGGTGGAGGCTTAAAGAATTTAATTTTAGCTATGACCTTAATTAGTTGGACTAACTATGCAAGAGTTACTCGTGCTATGGTGATATCTTTAAAAAATAATGATTTTATAAATCAAGCTAAATTGAGTGGTGCTAGTAACATTAGAATTATGTATAAGTATTTGGCACCCAATGTATTACCTTATTTAATTGTTCTGACAACACAAGATATTGCAAATAATCTTTTGACATTGTCAAGTCTATCCCTTTTAGGAATTGGAGTTCAACCTCCAACAGCAGAATGGGGACTTATGTTAAGTGAAGGTAAAAAATTTATTCAAACAGCACCCTGGATATTATTTTTTCCAGGTTTAGCTATATTTATTTGTGTGGTTGTTTTTAATTTACTTGGGGATAGTTTAAGAGATATACTTGATCCTAAAAAGTAA
- a CDS encoding ABC transporter ATP-binding protein, producing MSEDLLIIENISKSFTVDKNKELKALKNINIRLKKGECIGIVGESGCGKSTLARIIVGIEKKTSGKIIFDDKEIDGISKTKDIQMIFQSPLSSFNPRMKIIDYMWEPLRNYFKLSKKESIPLITKSLIDVGLDETALEKYPHEFSGGQLQRITIARAIIIKPKLIVCDEITSALDVSVQKQILELLKKLQKDLALSYLFIGHDLAVVQNISQKIVVMYMGEIVEELNSIDLKTKAKHPYTNLLLNSVFEVNKV from the coding sequence ATGAGTGAAGATTTATTAATTATAGAAAACATTTCAAAATCATTTACAGTTGATAAAAATAAAGAATTAAAAGCTCTTAAAAATATAAATATTAGATTAAAAAAAGGTGAATGTATAGGAATTGTTGGAGAGTCTGGTTGTGGAAAATCTACTTTAGCTAGAATAATAGTTGGAATAGAAAAGAAAACATCAGGTAAAATTATCTTTGATGACAAAGAAATAGATGGTATTTCTAAAACAAAGGATATTCAAATGATTTTTCAAAGTCCTCTTTCATCTTTTAATCCACGTATGAAAATTATTGACTATATGTGGGAGCCTCTTAGAAACTATTTTAAATTATCTAAAAAAGAAAGTATTCCTCTCATAACTAAATCTTTAATAGATGTTGGTTTAGATGAAACTGCTCTTGAAAAATATCCACATGAATTTTCAGGAGGGCAACTTCAAAGAATTACAATAGCTAGAGCAATAATAATTAAACCTAAATTAATAGTTTGTGATGAAATTACAAGTGCATTAGATGTTTCAGTTCAAAAACAAATTCTAGAGCTTTTAAAAAAATTACAAAAAGATTTAGCTTTATCATATCTTTTTATTGGACATGATTTAGCTGTTGTTCAGAATATTAGCCAGAAAATCGTTGTCATGTATATGGGAGAAATAGTAGAAGAATTAAATTCTATTGATTTAAAAACTAAAGCAAAACATCCCTATACAAATTTGCTTTTGAATTCTGTTTTTGAAGTTAATAAAGTATGA
- the ftcD gene encoding glutamate formimidoyltransferase, producing the protein MAKIVECIPNYSEGKDLAKIDRIVAPYKNNPKVKLLGVEPDANYNRTVVTVLGDPEEVKKAVIESIGIATKEIDMNVHKGEHKRMGATDVVPFLPIQEMTTEECNEISREVAKAVWEQFQLPVFLYESTATAPNRVSLPDIRKGEYEGMAEKLKQPEWAPDFGERAPHPTAGVTAIGCRMPLIAFNINLATTDMDVPKEIAKAIRFSSGGFRFIQAGPAEILDKGFVQVTMNIKDYTKNPIYRIMETVKMEAKRWGVKVTGCEIIGATPFASLTDSLKYYLACDGIKDDVDAMSMEKVVELMVKYLGLTDFDVKKVLEANI; encoded by the coding sequence ATGGCAAAAATAGTAGAATGTATTCCAAATTATAGTGAAGGTAAGGATTTAGCAAAGATTGACAGAATCGTAGCACCATATAAAAATAATCCTAAAGTTAAACTTCTAGGTGTTGAACCAGATGCAAATTACAACAGAACAGTTGTTACAGTATTAGGAGATCCTGAAGAAGTTAAAAAAGCTGTTATTGAATCAATAGGAATTGCAACTAAGGAAATAGATATGAATGTTCATAAAGGTGAACACAAGAGAATGGGAGCAACAGATGTTGTACCTTTCTTACCAATTCAAGAAATGACTACTGAAGAATGTAATGAAATTTCAAGAGAAGTGGCAAAAGCAGTTTGGGAACAATTCCAATTACCAGTTTTCTTATATGAAAGTACAGCAACTGCTCCAAACAGAGTATCTCTACCTGATATCAGAAAAGGTGAATATGAAGGAATGGCAGAAAAATTAAAACAACCTGAATGGGCTCCAGATTTTGGAGAAAGAGCTCCTCACCCTACTGCAGGAGTTACAGCTATTGGTTGTAGAATGCCTTTAATAGCTTTCAACATCAACTTAGCTACAACAGATATGGATGTACCAAAAGAAATAGCTAAAGCTATCAGATTCTCAAGTGGAGGATTTAGATTCATCCAAGCTGGACCAGCTGAAATTTTAGATAAAGGATTTGTTCAAGTAACAATGAATATCAAAGACTATACTAAAAATCCTATTTACAGAATTATGGAAACTGTAAAAATGGAAGCTAAGAGATGGGGAGTAAAAGTTACTGGTTGTGAAATCATAGGAGCAACTCCATTCGCATCATTAACTGACTCTTTAAAATACTACTTAGCATGTGATGGAATAAAAGATGACGTAGATGCTATGTCTATGGAAAAAGTTGTTGAATTAATGGTTAAATACTTAGGTTTAACTGATTTCGATGTTAAAAAAGTTTTAGAAGCTAACATCTAA